Proteins encoded in a region of the Lycorma delicatula isolate Av1 chromosome 6, ASM4794821v1, whole genome shotgun sequence genome:
- the LOC142326401 gene encoding tRNA wybutosine-synthesizing protein 3 homolog isoform X2: MSMDLSEKDFKNQKKQILAGVDVSRKGSIDEAIIDLVLIMNNSADFVTTSSCSGRVLLFCQNNYEKEKRKQNCKWIYSRHDLIDSDILISHIDPSEGELVLKFEPFILHVQCRTLEAAKIVQKCALESGFRNSGIVVGQHGKITLAVRSTHSLEVPLSNKGKLLVSDEEKLESSRFTPRF, encoded by the exons ATGTCAATGGATTTGTcagagaaagattttaaaaatcaaaaaaagcagATTCTGGCAGGTGTTGATGTTAGCCGAAAAGGAAGTATTGATGAAGCTATAATAGATTTAGTCCTGATTATGAATAATTCTGCTGATTTTGTCACCACTAGTTCATGTTCGGGAAGAGTATTACTGTTTTGCCAG aataattatgaaaaggaAAAACGAAAGCAAAACTGCAAATGGATTTATTCTAGGCATGATTTAATCgattcagatattttaattagtcATATAGATCCATCAGAAGGTGAACTTGTTCTTAAATTTGAACCATTCATTTTACATGTTCAGTGTAGAACTTTAGAGGCTGCTAAAATtgtg CAAAAATGTGCATTAGAATCTGGATTTCGTAATTCTGGAATTGTTGTTGGTCAGCACGGAAAAATAACACTTGCAGTTAGAAGCACACATAGTCTTGAAGTTCCTCTTTCTAATAAGGGAAAGTTACTAGTGTCAGATGAG gaaaaacttgaatccagtagatttacaccacgattctaa
- the LOC142326401 gene encoding tRNA wybutosine-synthesizing protein 3 homolog isoform X1, giving the protein MSMDLSEKDFKNQKKQILAGVDVSRKGSIDEAIIDLVLIMNNSADFVTTSSCSGRVLLFCQNNYEKEKRKQNCKWIYSRHDLIDSDILISHIDPSEGELVLKFEPFILHVQCRTLEAAKIVQKCALESGFRNSGIVVGQHGKITLAVRSTHSLEVPLSNKGKLLVSDEYLKFLTETVNEKFEENKMRTDKFKTIIEKIILNK; this is encoded by the exons ATGTCAATGGATTTGTcagagaaagattttaaaaatcaaaaaaagcagATTCTGGCAGGTGTTGATGTTAGCCGAAAAGGAAGTATTGATGAAGCTATAATAGATTTAGTCCTGATTATGAATAATTCTGCTGATTTTGTCACCACTAGTTCATGTTCGGGAAGAGTATTACTGTTTTGCCAG aataattatgaaaaggaAAAACGAAAGCAAAACTGCAAATGGATTTATTCTAGGCATGATTTAATCgattcagatattttaattagtcATATAGATCCATCAGAAGGTGAACTTGTTCTTAAATTTGAACCATTCATTTTACATGTTCAGTGTAGAACTTTAGAGGCTGCTAAAATtgtg CAAAAATGTGCATTAGAATCTGGATTTCGTAATTCTGGAATTGTTGTTGGTCAGCACGGAAAAATAACACTTGCAGTTAGAAGCACACATAGTCTTGAAGTTCCTCTTTCTAATAAGGGAAAGTTACTAGTGTCAGATGAG tatttgaaATTTCTCACAGAgacagttaatgaaaaatttgaagaaaataagatgcgaacagataaatttaaaacaattattgaaaaaattattttgaataaatga